The following coding sequences are from one Aethina tumida isolate Nest 87 chromosome 2, icAetTumi1.1, whole genome shotgun sequence window:
- the LOC109602699 gene encoding UDP-glycosyltransferase UGT4-like — MLSVLLIFSTVNQVFSARILGFFPTPSISHQVIFQPIWKELSLRGHNVTIISPNIIGDPTLINLTELDMGFTYDLLKKPENNIGKIMRKGNYPIYNIHYAFCVVELAMTMMFESPPVQKLLKDDSQQFDLILLEVLQPLANIFSAKYRVPTVGIQSLPGILSTHDMVGNPTNPATTTDLFLPFDDNKSFPERIKTVLHQIIFRLYWNWYLLPRIDTIARKYTSDNIPYIGDVEKNVSLLLLNTNVVMNYPRPNVPSIVEIGQMHIKPKKPLPKSLKAFLDKSKKGVIYFSLGSNVRCANESKDFIDNVKTALGSLPYDVIWKWEIDIMENKPDNILLQKWLPQQDLLGHPNVRVFVTQGGFQSIEESIVNGVPMVVLPIIADQHFNAQRMKHLGIAKVLDIETMTRDELKNAIIEVAQTKKYKDIVLKYQKLMLDQPNTGIEKAIWWIEYVIRHNGASHLRYSAMDTPFYKYYLLDVIGFFLVIFIIFLLLLLKLYKLVKYFPKAVIKNKKIN, encoded by the exons ATGCTAAGCGTATTATTAATCTTCTCAACAGTCAACCAAGTCTTTTCTGCTAGAATATTAGGATTCTTTCCAACTCCTTCCATCAGCCACCAAGTCATATTTCAGCCTATCTGGAAGGAATTGTCACTTCGTGGGCACAACGTCACAATAATATCTCCAAATATTATTGGCGATCCAACCCTAATCAACTTAACAGAACTTGATATGGGATTCACATATGATCTATTGAAGAAACCTGAAAACAATATTGGGAAAATCATGAGAAAAGGGAACTATCCGATTTATAACATACATTATGCGTTTTGTGTTGTGGAATTAGCAATGACTATGATGTTTGAGTCTCCACCTGTGCAAAAGTTATTGAAGGACGATTCGCaacaatttgatttgatattgCTTGAAGTACTTCAACCATTAGCAAATATCTTTTCTGCAAAATATAGGGTCCCAACAGTTG GTATACAATCACTGCCAGGTATTTTATCAACTCATGACATGGTTGGCAATCCAACAAATCCTGCAACAACGACAGACTTGTTCTTACCTTTTGACGATAACAAATCATTCCCAGAAAGGATTAAAACGGTTCTCCATCAAATAATCTTCAGATTGTACTGGAATTGGTATTTATTACCCAGGATTGATACAATTGCCAGAAAATATACAAGTGATAATATTCCATACATAGGAGACGTTGAAAAGAATGTTAGTTTGTtgcttttaaatacaaatgtgGTGATGAATTATCCAAGACCAAATGTCCCCAGCATTGTAGAAATTGGACAGATGCACATTAAGCCAAAGAAGCCTTTACCTAAAAGTTTGAAAGCTTTCTTggacaaatcaaaaaaaggAGTTATTTACTTTAGTTTGGGATCAAATGTTAGATGTgcaaatgaatctaaagatttcATAGACAATGTTAAGACTGCCTTAGGTTCACTACCATATGATGTCATTTGGAAATGGGAAATAGACATTATGGAAAATAAACCCGACAATATTCTTTTACAAAAATGGCTACCACAACAAGATTTATTAG GCCATCCTAATGTTAGAGTGTTTGTGACGCAAGGAGGATTCCAATCTATAGAAGAATCGATTGTGAATGGTGTGCCTATGGTGGTTTTACCCATAATTGCTGATCAACATTTCAATGCCCAACGGATGAAACATTTAGGAATAGCTAAAGTTTTGGATATTGAAACTATGACCAGAGATGAACTTAAAAATGCTATTATTGAAGTAGCACAAACCaagaa GTACAAAGatattgttttgaaatatcaaaaattaatgttggaTCAGCCAAATACTGGTATTGAGAAAGCAATATGGTGGATTGAATACGTGATTAGACACAACGGAGCATCCCATCTTAGATATTCAGCCATGGATACGccgttttacaaatattatctttTGGACGTAATTGGGTTCTTtcttgtcatttttattattttcttattacttttgttaaaattatataaacttgtCAAGTACTTTCCAAAGGCggttataaagaataaaaagattaattag